One stretch of Juglans microcarpa x Juglans regia isolate MS1-56 chromosome 3D, Jm3101_v1.0, whole genome shotgun sequence DNA includes these proteins:
- the LOC121256546 gene encoding protein RICE SALT SENSITIVE 3-like isoform X1: MEEHLSSLAVTHLLQHTLRSLCIHENSQWVYAVFWRILPRNYPPPKWDGQGAYERSRGNRRNWILVWEDGFCNFPASSAAETNSVDFPGSSVYGNCEFQHYQGLQPELFFKMSHEIYNYGEGLIGKVAADHSHKWIYKEPNDQELNLLSAWHNSADSHPRTWEAQFQSGIKTIALIAVREGVIQLGAIHKVIEDLSYVVLLRKKFSYIESIPGVLLPHPSSSAFPFKLDGYSTPETWQFQGTLAPPTEFYDQYNQPLKITPSMSSLEALLSKLPSVVPPTAPPQSQFMSSQRPLGFIGMEKVAKEEIDEEVYSPELEVGESSSSIAAAYRRQQNFRQNQDQNVTSSGPNNNNIGF, encoded by the exons ATGGAAGAACATCTCAGTTCATTAGCTGTTACTCATCTCCTTCAACACACCCTACGAAGTCTGTGCATTCATGAAAATTCTCAGTGGGTTTATGCAGTCTTCTGGAGGATCCTACCCAGAAATTACCCCCCACCCAA ATGGGATGGTCAAGGAGCATACGAAAGGTCAAGAGGGAACAGAAGAAACTG GATATTGGTCTGGGAAGATGGTTTCTGCAATTTTCCTGCCTCATCAGCGGCTGAGACAAATTCGGTCGATTTTCCTGGCTCATCCGTTTATGGCAACTGTGAGTTTCAACACTACCAAGGGCTGCAACCAGAGCTCTTTTTCAAGATGTCCCATGAGATCTACAACTATGGAGAAGG TTTGATAGGAAAAGTGGCTGCAGATCACAGTCATAAGTGGATATACAAAGAACCAAATGACCAAGAACTCAATCTCTTGTCAGCATGGCACAACTCAGCCGATTCG CACCCTAGGACATGGGAAGCCCAGTTCCAGTCCGGTATAAAG ACCATAGCGCTGATTGCAGTTAGAGAAGGTGTTATTCAGTTAGGAGCCATCCACaag GTGATTGAAGACCTAAGCTACGTAGTTCTACTAAGAAAGAAATTCAGCTACATTGAAAGCATTCCGGGCGTGCTTTTACCCCATCCATCTTCCTCCGCATTCCCCTTCAAACTCGATGGATACAGCACCCCGGAAACATGGCAGTTCCAAGGCACTCTTGCACCCCCAACTGAATTCTATGACCAATACAATCAGCCTTTGAAAATAACGCCTTCCATGAGCAGCCTCGAAGCTCTTCTCTCAAAGCTTCCCTCAGTTGTGCCGCCCACTGCACCGCCACAGTCACAGTTTATGTCATCTCAGAGGCCATTGGGATTTATTGGAATGGAAAAAGTGGCCAAGGAGGAGATTGATGAGGAAGTATATAGCCCCGAACTAGAAGTGGGTGAGAGCAGCAGTTCCATAGCGGCGGCCTATCGTCGACAACAGAATTTCCGTCAGAACCAAGATCAGAATGTAACAAGCAGCGGCcccaacaacaataatattggATTTTAA
- the LOC121256546 gene encoding protein RICE SALT SENSITIVE 3-like isoform X2: MEEHLSSLAVTHLLQHTLRSLCIHENSQWVYAVFWRILPRNYPPPKWDGQGAYERSRGNRRNWILVWEDGFCNFPASSAAETNSVDFPGSSVYGNCEFQHYQGLQPELFFKMSHEIYNYGEGLIGKVAADHSHKWIYKEPNDQELNLLSAWHNSADSVIEDLSYVVLLRKKFSYIESIPGVLLPHPSSSAFPFKLDGYSTPETWQFQGTLAPPTEFYDQYNQPLKITPSMSSLEALLSKLPSVVPPTAPPQSQFMSSQRPLGFIGMEKVAKEEIDEEVYSPELEVGESSSSIAAAYRRQQNFRQNQDQNVTSSGPNNNNIGF; the protein is encoded by the exons ATGGAAGAACATCTCAGTTCATTAGCTGTTACTCATCTCCTTCAACACACCCTACGAAGTCTGTGCATTCATGAAAATTCTCAGTGGGTTTATGCAGTCTTCTGGAGGATCCTACCCAGAAATTACCCCCCACCCAA ATGGGATGGTCAAGGAGCATACGAAAGGTCAAGAGGGAACAGAAGAAACTG GATATTGGTCTGGGAAGATGGTTTCTGCAATTTTCCTGCCTCATCAGCGGCTGAGACAAATTCGGTCGATTTTCCTGGCTCATCCGTTTATGGCAACTGTGAGTTTCAACACTACCAAGGGCTGCAACCAGAGCTCTTTTTCAAGATGTCCCATGAGATCTACAACTATGGAGAAGG TTTGATAGGAAAAGTGGCTGCAGATCACAGTCATAAGTGGATATACAAAGAACCAAATGACCAAGAACTCAATCTCTTGTCAGCATGGCACAACTCAGCCGATTCG GTGATTGAAGACCTAAGCTACGTAGTTCTACTAAGAAAGAAATTCAGCTACATTGAAAGCATTCCGGGCGTGCTTTTACCCCATCCATCTTCCTCCGCATTCCCCTTCAAACTCGATGGATACAGCACCCCGGAAACATGGCAGTTCCAAGGCACTCTTGCACCCCCAACTGAATTCTATGACCAATACAATCAGCCTTTGAAAATAACGCCTTCCATGAGCAGCCTCGAAGCTCTTCTCTCAAAGCTTCCCTCAGTTGTGCCGCCCACTGCACCGCCACAGTCACAGTTTATGTCATCTCAGAGGCCATTGGGATTTATTGGAATGGAAAAAGTGGCCAAGGAGGAGATTGATGAGGAAGTATATAGCCCCGAACTAGAAGTGGGTGAGAGCAGCAGTTCCATAGCGGCGGCCTATCGTCGACAACAGAATTTCCGTCAGAACCAAGATCAGAATGTAACAAGCAGCGGCcccaacaacaataatattggATTTTAA